A DNA window from Undibacterium sp. YM2 contains the following coding sequences:
- a CDS encoding S-(hydroxymethyl)glutathione dehydrogenase/class III alcohol dehydrogenase yields MKTKAAIAWKAGAPLTIEEVDLQGPQAGEVLIEVKATGICHTDYYTLSGADPEGLFPAILGHEGAGVIVDTGPGVNSLRKGDHVIPLYTPECRQCKFCLSRKTNLCQAIRSTQGRGLMPDATSRFSLDGKPLFHYMGTSTFSNYIVVPEIAVAKVREDAPFDKICYIGCGVTTGVGAVVFTAKVEAGANVVVFGLGGIGLNVIQAAKMVGADKIIGVDLNPARESMARKFGMTHFINPSEVENVVDHIIQLTDGGADYSFECIGNTKVMRQALECCHKGWGKSIIIGVAEAGAEISTRPFQLVTGREWKGSAFGGARGRTDVPKIVDWYMEGKINIDDLITHRLPLERINEGFDLMKSGESIRSVVLF; encoded by the coding sequence ATGAAAACCAAAGCCGCCATCGCCTGGAAAGCCGGAGCACCACTGACGATAGAAGAAGTTGACCTGCAAGGCCCGCAAGCTGGTGAAGTGCTGATCGAAGTCAAGGCCACCGGCATTTGCCATACCGACTATTACACCCTGTCCGGCGCTGATCCTGAAGGTCTGTTCCCGGCCATACTCGGCCATGAAGGTGCAGGTGTCATCGTCGATACCGGCCCTGGCGTGAACAGCCTGCGCAAGGGTGATCATGTGATCCCGCTGTATACCCCGGAATGCCGCCAGTGCAAATTCTGCCTGTCCCGCAAAACCAATCTGTGCCAGGCGATACGCTCAACACAAGGCCGTGGACTGATGCCGGATGCGACATCGCGCTTCTCTCTCGATGGCAAGCCGCTATTCCATTACATGGGTACATCGACATTCTCCAATTACATCGTGGTGCCGGAAATCGCCGTCGCCAAGGTACGGGAAGATGCGCCTTTCGACAAGATTTGCTACATCGGTTGCGGTGTCACCACTGGCGTAGGTGCCGTGGTTTTCACGGCCAAGGTGGAAGCTGGCGCGAATGTCGTGGTGTTTGGCCTTGGCGGCATAGGTCTCAATGTCATACAGGCTGCCAAGATGGTCGGTGCCGACAAGATCATAGGCGTCGATCTGAACCCGGCGCGTGAAAGCATGGCGCGTAAATTTGGCATGACCCACTTCATCAATCCGAGCGAAGTAGAAAACGTGGTTGACCACATCATACAGTTGACCGATGGTGGTGCCGATTATTCCTTCGAGTGCATAGGCAATACCAAGGTCATGCGTCAGGCACTGGAATGCTGCCACAAGGGCTGGGGCAAATCCATCATCATCGGCGTCGCTGAAGCTGGCGCAGAAATCTCTACCCGCCCCTTCCAGCTCGTCACTGGACGTGAATGGAAAGGCTCAGCCTTTGGTGGTGCCCGTGGCCGCACCGACGTACCCAAGATCGTCGATTGGTATATGGAAGGCAAGATCAACATCGATGACCTGATCACGCACAGATTACCTCTGGAACGCATCAATGAAGGCTTTGATCTCATGAAAAGCGGTGAATCGATACGCTCTGTGGTGTTGTTCTGA
- a CDS encoding GlxA family transcriptional regulator, which translates to MKPIKAVKPGMVKRPTLARTVDIVVYPGFKALEAIGPMSVFEYANIHLQRQGKPAAYDVKIAAAHQGPVRSDTLMCLEASKVINTLALPDDAIIVGSRHIQQALADNQAIIDWVAEVAPRIKRLAALCSGAFFLARTGLLDGKHATTHWSVAQQLQDDFAAVQVDADAIFIRSGNLWTSAGVTAGIDLALAFVEDDCGHELALEVASDMVVYLKRPGGQSQFSTHLMSQKTAQTNIRELQQWILSNLHQRLPVSQLAKMAGMSLRNFTRLFQQEVGASTTEFIETARLEFARQLLADMSEQTLPVKTIAARCGFGSDDQLRRVFQKRLQMSPTQYRAALA; encoded by the coding sequence ATGAAGCCAATCAAAGCAGTGAAGCCAGGCATGGTCAAACGACCAACATTGGCACGCACAGTAGACATCGTGGTTTATCCCGGTTTCAAGGCACTGGAAGCGATAGGGCCTATGTCGGTATTTGAATATGCGAATATCCATTTGCAGCGTCAGGGCAAGCCTGCTGCCTATGATGTGAAGATTGCAGCGGCCCATCAGGGGCCTGTACGTTCAGATACCCTGATGTGCCTGGAAGCCAGCAAGGTCATCAATACCCTGGCTTTGCCGGATGACGCCATCATCGTCGGTTCGCGCCATATACAGCAGGCGCTGGCAGACAATCAGGCCATCATCGATTGGGTGGCAGAAGTTGCACCCAGGATCAAACGCCTGGCGGCACTATGTTCAGGCGCTTTTTTCCTGGCACGCACAGGTTTGCTGGACGGCAAACATGCGACTACACATTGGAGTGTTGCCCAGCAATTGCAAGATGATTTTGCTGCCGTGCAGGTAGATGCTGATGCGATTTTTATCCGCAGCGGTAACCTGTGGACTTCTGCTGGTGTGACCGCTGGCATAGACCTGGCGCTGGCCTTTGTTGAAGATGATTGCGGTCATGAACTCGCGCTTGAAGTTGCCAGCGACATGGTGGTGTACCTGAAACGTCCTGGCGGACAGTCACAATTCAGCACGCATCTGATGAGCCAAAAAACGGCGCAAACCAATATACGTGAATTGCAGCAATGGATATTATCCAACCTGCACCAGCGTCTGCCGGTATCTCAACTGGCCAAGATGGCGGGCATGAGCTTGCGTAACTTCACCCGTCTGTTCCAGCAAGAAGTAGGTGCCAGCACGACAGAATTTATTGAGACTGCGCGCCTTGAATTTGCCCGACAATTACTGGCGGATATGTCTGAGCAAACCCTGCCGGTGAAAACAATAGCGGCACGCTGTGGCTTTGGTAGTGACGACCAGTTGCGCAGGGTATTTCAAAAGCGCTTGCAGATGTCGCCAACACAGTATCGTGCTGCGCTGGCTTGA
- a CDS encoding YitT family protein, whose translation MKTATASKRFIPHSLLEDVLAIITGTLLVSLGVALFNQAGLLTGGTAGLAFLLHYTTGWSFGLVFFLINLPFYWLAWRRMGWRFTLKTFCAVALVSVFSSLHPKLLHLTATTVMAPFYVALTGGLMMGVGFIVLFRHQASLGGINILALYLQEKRGIRAGKLQMAVDFIIVLASLAVVTPMALLASVLGAFALNLAISLNHRPGRYMAM comes from the coding sequence ATGAAAACCGCCACAGCATCTAAACGCTTTATCCCGCATAGTCTGCTGGAAGATGTGCTGGCGATTATCACCGGCACTTTGCTGGTGTCCCTGGGTGTTGCCCTGTTTAATCAGGCTGGCTTGCTGACGGGTGGTACAGCGGGCCTGGCGTTCTTGCTGCACTATACGACAGGCTGGTCATTTGGCCTGGTGTTCTTTCTGATCAATCTGCCATTTTATTGGCTGGCCTGGCGACGCATGGGCTGGCGGTTTACCCTGAAGACTTTTTGTGCGGTGGCATTGGTCTCGGTATTTTCCAGCCTGCATCCCAAGCTCCTGCATCTGACAGCCACAACTGTCATGGCTCCCTTTTATGTTGCCCTGACTGGTGGCCTGATGATGGGCGTGGGTTTTATCGTCTTGTTCCGCCATCAGGCCAGCCTCGGTGGCATCAATATCCTGGCTCTGTATCTGCAAGAAAAACGCGGCATACGGGCCGGTAAATTGCAGATGGCGGTCGATTTCATCATCGTGCTGGCATCGCTGGCGGTGGTCACGCCTATGGCCTTGCTGGCTTCTGTACTTGGTGCCTTTGCGCTCAACCTGGCCATCAGCCTGAATCACAGGCCGGGGCGCTATATGGCGATGTAA
- a CDS encoding tetratricopeptide repeat protein, producing the protein MKLVPALLASAITLLTMQAASAHEYDGLMKAKKYAEAEKTANAKLSTDANNADALLVKAELILAEGKLDKLDEAAKYAEQCVSAHPQLSECHEMLGNVLGTKATSGSMFAAMSYAGKIRDAFIKAVELDPKNYSARSSLLQFYLQAPAIAGGGKSKAQNLVIETAKVNSAAGNLLQANVDLADDKFASAETAALSAIPGNTESLINMQRNILYSIGANYVQQKKYSDAERIFTDLQQRFPAKYQGAFGMGRSLQEQGKHKEALSWFEKAQTLDTNAGIYYRLAQCLQAVNEKPKAISYFEKALSFKPALSKKLRADAEEQLKALKA; encoded by the coding sequence ATGAAACTTGTACCTGCTTTGCTCGCCAGTGCCATCACCTTGCTCACCATGCAAGCCGCCAGCGCCCATGAGTACGATGGCTTGATGAAGGCAAAGAAATATGCTGAAGCAGAAAAAACCGCGAATGCCAAATTAAGCACCGATGCCAATAACGCCGATGCCTTGCTGGTAAAAGCAGAATTGATACTGGCCGAAGGCAAACTCGACAAACTCGATGAAGCCGCGAAATACGCAGAGCAATGTGTTAGCGCCCATCCCCAACTGTCTGAATGCCATGAAATGCTGGGCAATGTTTTAGGCACCAAGGCCACATCCGGCAGCATGTTTGCCGCCATGTCCTACGCCGGCAAAATCCGCGACGCCTTTATCAAGGCAGTAGAACTGGACCCCAAAAATTACAGCGCGCGCAGCTCGCTGTTGCAATTTTATTTGCAGGCACCGGCGATTGCTGGTGGTGGCAAAAGCAAGGCACAAAACCTGGTCATAGAAACCGCGAAAGTGAATAGCGCTGCTGGCAATTTATTGCAGGCGAATGTGGACCTGGCAGACGACAAATTTGCCAGTGCAGAAACAGCAGCCCTGAGTGCCATTCCCGGTAATACCGAGTCACTCATCAACATGCAACGCAACATCCTGTACAGCATAGGTGCGAATTATGTACAGCAAAAGAAATACAGTGATGCAGAGCGCATCTTTACCGACCTGCAGCAACGCTTTCCTGCCAAATATCAAGGCGCATTTGGCATGGGCCGCTCATTACAGGAGCAAGGCAAACACAAGGAAGCACTGAGCTGGTTTGAAAAAGCCCAGACACTTGATACCAATGCAGGCATCTATTACCGCCTTGCACAATGCCTGCAAGCCGTGAATGAAAAGCCCAAGGCAATTTCTTATTTTGAAAAAGCACTGAGCTTCAAACCAGCCTTGAGCAAAAAACTGCGTGCAGATGCAGAAGAACAGTTAAAGGCCTTGAAAGCCTGA
- a CDS encoding site-specific recombinase, producing the protein MSLDSVLAEIEIRLGEYPALNDIQHLRELIAEIRPPRPQDTARATDNLRALCFVLQSNPAWRKALRCYLVQVLTTRKLVHLFTDVGITQNTGFWSAARQRLMNKFLPPLVNDAYIKDVFGQLFHKKTDHIWINAVTDQAWMDLLRAIGFRSRAPRTTYAALTCEILSAVQVLSYRVTNIGLEAELVRNYPDIEKFESPFLRQNDAINDYVICYNKWLTDKSCEREDSKHIEVLLTQCEDIVNRIRRTAALQGVSISLTRLLLQLMQSIARLRQLLDMLDSRSTEHAATIGTALFKELSIAENHSHSLRNLMQSNTELLSLQVTERAGKSGEHYVTNNRAEWLEMLRSALGAGFIVGFMALIKILFGSLALAPFGYAVLYSLNYSGGFMLVHVLHFTIATKQPAMTAALLARAIDGGKQKLDELAELIVRVLRSQFIAIIGNIGLAMPTAYGIAWAWLAITGKHLVSPEKAQHLLHDIDPFGSLALPHAAIAGVCLFLSGLISGYYDNKASYANIPERLRQLGWLKSLLGEARLLRVTTYIGNNLGALAGNFFFGIMLGTIGQLGSFFGLPIDIRHITFASANFAFALVGLDNVMSWQVAAYSLFGIMCIGMVNLGVSFSLAMLVALRSRRVSFGQGGLLTVLLWTRFKENPRDYFFPAREATTAEETQKELETEKKD; encoded by the coding sequence TTGAGCTTAGACAGTGTTTTAGCGGAAATTGAAATCCGCCTTGGCGAATATCCTGCACTCAATGATATCCAGCACTTGCGTGAGCTGATTGCAGAGATACGCCCGCCCCGTCCACAAGATACCGCAAGGGCTACCGACAACCTGCGTGCGCTGTGCTTTGTGCTGCAAAGTAATCCGGCATGGCGCAAGGCCTTGCGCTGTTATTTGGTACAGGTATTGACCACGCGCAAGCTGGTGCATTTGTTCACCGATGTGGGCATCACCCAGAATACCGGCTTCTGGTCTGCGGCCAGGCAAAGATTGATGAATAAATTTTTGCCGCCACTGGTCAATGACGCCTATATCAAGGACGTATTTGGCCAGTTGTTTCATAAAAAAACCGACCACATCTGGATCAATGCAGTAACCGACCAGGCCTGGATGGATTTGCTCAGGGCCATAGGCTTTCGCTCGCGTGCACCGCGTACCACCTATGCGGCACTGACATGTGAAATTCTCAGTGCCGTACAGGTGCTGTCTTACCGCGTCACGAATATAGGCCTGGAAGCCGAACTGGTACGCAATTATCCCGACATAGAAAAATTCGAGTCACCTTTCCTGCGCCAGAATGATGCGATCAATGACTATGTGATTTGCTATAACAAGTGGCTGACCGACAAGTCATGCGAACGTGAGGACAGCAAACACATAGAAGTCTTGCTGACCCAGTGTGAAGACATCGTCAACCGCATACGCCGCACGGCGGCATTGCAAGGCGTCTCGATCAGCCTGACGCGCCTGCTGCTGCAACTGATGCAAAGCATAGCCCGCCTGCGTCAGTTGCTGGACATGCTTGACAGCCGTAGCACTGAGCACGCAGCAACCATAGGTACCGCCCTGTTCAAGGAATTGTCTATCGCAGAAAACCACAGCCATAGCCTGCGCAATCTCATGCAAAGCAATACCGAGCTCTTGTCACTGCAGGTGACCGAGCGTGCAGGTAAAAGTGGTGAGCACTATGTGACGAACAACCGGGCCGAATGGCTGGAGATGTTGCGCTCTGCCCTGGGTGCTGGTTTCATTGTCGGCTTCATGGCATTGATCAAGATTTTGTTTGGTTCCCTCGCGCTGGCGCCGTTTGGTTATGCTGTGCTGTACAGCCTGAATTACTCAGGTGGCTTCATGCTGGTGCATGTCTTGCACTTCACCATCGCCACCAAGCAACCGGCGATGACCGCAGCCCTGCTGGCGCGCGCCATCGATGGCGGCAAGCAAAAACTTGATGAACTGGCTGAGCTCATCGTGCGCGTATTGCGTTCGCAATTCATTGCCATCATCGGTAATATAGGCCTGGCCATGCCCACCGCCTATGGCATTGCCTGGGCCTGGCTTGCCATCACAGGCAAGCATCTGGTGTCGCCAGAAAAAGCCCAGCACCTGTTGCATGATATCGATCCCTTTGGCAGCCTTGCCTTGCCGCATGCGGCGATTGCCGGTGTCTGCCTGTTCTTGTCCGGCCTGATCTCAGGCTATTACGATAACAAGGCCAGTTACGCAAATATCCCGGAACGTCTGCGCCAGTTGGGCTGGCTCAAAAGCCTGCTCGGCGAGGCGCGCCTGTTGCGCGTCACCACTTACATAGGCAATAACCTTGGTGCGCTGGCGGGGAATTTTTTCTTTGGCATCATGCTCGGTACGATAGGGCAGTTGGGCAGTTTCTTTGGTTTGCCGATAGACATACGCCACATCACCTTTGCCAGCGCCAATTTTGCCTTTGCCCTGGTCGGCCTTGACAATGTCATGAGCTGGCAAGTGGCGGCCTATTCGCTGTTTGGCATCATGTGCATAGGGATGGTCAATCTCGGTGTCAGCTTCAGCCTGGCGATGCTGGTGGCCTTGCGTTCACGCCGTGTCAGTTTTGGTCAGGGTGGTTTGCTGACCGTCTTGCTGTGGACACGCTTCAAGGAAAATCCACGTGATTATTTCTTTCCGGCCAGGGAAGCCACCACAGCAGAAGAAACACAAAAGGAACTGGAAACGGAAAAGAAAGACTGA
- a CDS encoding hemolysin family protein, with amino-acid sequence MDNLLLVLAALLLVLLNGFFVAAEFGLVKLRQTRVRSIAKTSGLRGRLLFTVHQHLDTYLSACQLGITLASLGLGWIGEPAFARLLHPLFILAGITSEELIHGVSFFFAFFVISFLHIVVGELAPKSMAIRMPERVSLWTAPALYAFYWAMYPAIWTLNFSSNKVLKWIGLSAEHGGDAHYSPEELKLILRGSHGGKKETRDEWSIMAQVLDFGGLEISDLMRPINEVVAMYKGASLEENMQTAARNRFSRYPYFDEDEETVLGMLHLKDLFLAQQAGKPLDDLSKHLRQVEFVPPTMPALELFRRFRKGAPHFAIVGVRGSKPVGFLTLDNLLSALVGQIRDEFRQNENDWTTLDDGTLIGKGSLPLFTLGSALGFDVDSDEVESIGGLIMHKLGDLPVEGQKVEFERFDAVVKKMNGPRIILVRIHPKSEA; translated from the coding sequence TTGGATAATTTATTGTTGGTGCTGGCTGCCCTGTTACTGGTCTTGTTAAATGGCTTTTTCGTGGCAGCAGAATTCGGTCTGGTGAAGTTGCGTCAGACCAGGGTGCGCAGTATTGCAAAAACCTCAGGTTTGCGTGGCCGCCTCTTATTCACGGTGCATCAACACCTGGATACCTATTTATCCGCCTGTCAGCTTGGTATTACCCTGGCATCCCTGGGCCTGGGCTGGATAGGCGAACCTGCCTTTGCACGCCTGCTGCATCCCCTGTTTATTCTTGCCGGTATCACTTCAGAAGAACTGATACACGGTGTCTCTTTCTTTTTTGCATTCTTCGTTATTTCCTTCCTGCATATCGTGGTCGGTGAGCTTGCGCCCAAATCCATGGCGATACGCATGCCTGAGCGCGTCTCTTTGTGGACAGCGCCAGCCCTGTATGCGTTTTACTGGGCCATGTACCCGGCGATCTGGACCCTGAACTTCAGTTCCAACAAGGTCTTGAAATGGATAGGCCTGAGTGCAGAACATGGTGGTGACGCCCATTATTCGCCTGAAGAACTCAAGCTCATCCTGCGCGGCAGCCACGGCGGCAAGAAAGAAACCCGCGATGAGTGGAGCATCATGGCCCAGGTGCTGGATTTTGGTGGTCTTGAAATTTCTGACCTCATGCGCCCCATCAATGAAGTCGTGGCCATGTACAAAGGCGCCAGTCTCGAAGAAAACATGCAGACCGCTGCCCGTAACCGCTTCAGCCGTTATCCTTATTTTGATGAAGATGAAGAAACCGTGCTGGGCATGCTGCACCTCAAAGACCTGTTCCTCGCGCAGCAGGCTGGCAAGCCGCTGGATGATCTGAGCAAGCATTTGCGCCAGGTTGAGTTTGTGCCACCGACCATGCCTGCGCTGGAATTGTTCCGCCGCTTCCGCAAGGGCGCGCCGCACTTCGCCATCGTCGGCGTGCGTGGCAGCAAGCCTGTCGGCTTTTTGACACTGGATAATCTGCTAAGTGCCCTGGTTGGCCAGATACGCGATGAATTCCGCCAGAATGAAAATGACTGGACGACCCTGGACGATGGTACCCTGATAGGCAAGGGCAGCCTGCCCCTGTTCACGCTGGGCAGTGCGCTGGGTTTTGATGTCGATAGCGATGAAGTCGAATCCATAGGCGGCCTGATCATGCACAAACTCGGGGACTTGCCGGTGGAAGGCCAGAAAGTCGAGTTTGAACGCTTTGATGCCGTCGTCAAGAAAATGAATGGCCCACGTATCATTCTGGTCAGGATACATCCCAAATCCGAGGCATAA
- a CDS encoding EAL domain-containing protein encodes MTSQNSLSIYARSFWLTLVVFAVFTLVFGWYVYAEKAVDQLNELRYESHILSMELQESSEDLTRLVRAYVVTGDPDYKRYFQQVLDVRDGKLPRPALGKNLFWDLVPASQAQTRDEVSKLNDFAGLRIPLLDLIKKTGISKEEFTLLEQAKANSDALTAIEFRAMDLIENPGPDVTAARAQASHLLYDEQYRKTKLAILQPIAQARHLMEARGLVLVEEAAQFAMYVRMLFVFVGILLVGMLWRAYRSLNMSLGASIHEVSASLINLGKGNFTTPVNVRPGMEVSIMGWLAMTQAKLAEIDAERNQAAQKSERLSRLYHALNQCNQSILRLENKDDLLPRICENAVTIGGLKMAWIGLVDESTQLLQPAAFFGAGASYLHGLQLSVDPAQTEKHGPSALAYLQNQPYWCQDFLHDTRTAPWHERGAAQGWLSSAALPLLKNGRVVGTFNLYAGNVNSFDVSIQDLLMEFATDISHFLNRFELEDERLHALQMEELRSYMLERITANTTQKELFHDVVLKVESLLPDCLCSIMLLDRDGIHLATGAAPSLPLPFIRAIEGEPMGVGVGSCGNALFTGERTVVADISTHAYWRDYRQLAEQFDLRSCWSEPIRSAERKVIGAFAIYHHQPSVPDTFSLNLLEMAANLIAIGMERKQAEESLHKLSQAVEQSSNAIVITDTAVNIEYANATYLKNAGKELKEVIGRKPSIMRSRKTAPEVYVDMWQQLGRGENWKGELINRYADGLDHTDLAHISPIRNSEGVVTHFLSIQEDISDKKRTEERIKYLAHYDALTGLPNRTLLDELARYALSLAERSQDALAVIFFDLDHFKDINDTLGHSLGDTLLVELAKRLVATMRENDTISRLGGDEFILLLTGVDEHRVEQVVQKLMQVVNTPFHLGEYDLNVTASMGIAIYPNDGKDLETLSRNADAAMYRAKREGRNSYRFFTQEMQERSTRHLELVNALRQALEKQQFQLHFQPQLSMQTGHVLGAEALLRWHHPVLGHVSPAEFIPVAEDSGLILPIGEWVLRTAAKQWKQWQASGLPDLLIAVNLSAVQFRHHDLPALVTRILQEADMPPACLELELTEGVAMHDPQGAIAVMNNLHERGIRMSIDDFGTGYSSLSYLKKFKVYKLKIDQSFVRDITSDPEDRAIVSAVISMAKSLGLMTIAEGVETAEQLEFLRQQQCDEVQGYYYSRPLPADEFAAFFRNSLP; translated from the coding sequence ATGACTTCTCAAAACAGCTTGTCCATATATGCACGGAGCTTCTGGCTCACGCTTGTGGTATTTGCTGTTTTTACCCTTGTCTTTGGCTGGTATGTTTATGCCGAGAAAGCTGTAGATCAACTCAATGAGTTGCGTTACGAGTCACATATCCTGTCCATGGAATTACAGGAGAGTTCAGAGGACCTGACGCGCCTGGTACGCGCCTATGTCGTCACTGGCGATCCGGACTACAAACGCTATTTTCAGCAGGTTCTTGATGTACGTGATGGCAAGCTGCCACGACCTGCGCTGGGCAAGAATTTGTTCTGGGATCTGGTTCCGGCAAGTCAGGCCCAGACCAGGGACGAGGTCAGCAAGCTGAATGACTTTGCCGGTCTGCGTATCCCATTATTGGACCTGATAAAAAAGACTGGTATCAGTAAGGAAGAATTCACACTCCTTGAGCAGGCAAAGGCAAATTCTGACGCCCTTACCGCAATCGAATTCAGGGCCATGGATTTGATAGAAAACCCGGGGCCGGATGTGACGGCTGCCAGAGCCCAGGCCAGTCATCTTCTGTATGACGAACAATATCGCAAAACCAAACTGGCGATCTTGCAACCCATCGCACAAGCACGCCATTTGATGGAAGCACGCGGGCTGGTTCTGGTAGAAGAGGCGGCGCAGTTTGCCATGTACGTGCGCATGCTGTTCGTCTTTGTGGGCATCCTGCTGGTAGGTATGCTGTGGCGCGCCTATCGCTCGCTGAACATGAGCCTTGGCGCTTCCATCCATGAAGTGTCAGCCAGCCTGATTAATCTTGGCAAGGGTAATTTCACTACGCCAGTCAACGTCAGGCCTGGCATGGAAGTCAGCATCATGGGCTGGTTGGCAATGACCCAGGCAAAACTGGCCGAGATAGATGCAGAACGCAATCAGGCGGCGCAAAAGAGTGAGCGTCTGAGCAGGTTGTATCATGCTTTGAACCAATGCAATCAATCCATCCTGCGTCTGGAAAACAAAGACGACTTGCTGCCCCGTATTTGTGAAAATGCGGTGACCATAGGTGGTCTGAAAATGGCATGGATAGGGCTGGTGGATGAGAGTACCCAATTACTGCAGCCCGCTGCGTTTTTTGGCGCGGGCGCCAGCTATCTGCACGGTTTGCAGCTCTCTGTCGATCCCGCCCAGACTGAAAAGCATGGGCCCAGTGCGCTGGCCTATTTGCAAAACCAGCCTTACTGGTGTCAGGATTTTTTGCACGATACCCGCACCGCGCCATGGCACGAACGGGGTGCCGCACAAGGCTGGCTGTCTTCTGCGGCTTTGCCATTGCTCAAGAATGGCAGAGTGGTTGGCACCTTCAACTTATATGCCGGGAATGTCAATTCTTTTGATGTATCCATACAGGATTTATTGATGGAATTCGCAACAGATATCAGCCATTTCCTGAATCGTTTTGAGCTTGAAGATGAACGCCTGCATGCCTTGCAGATGGAGGAATTGCGTAGCTATATGCTGGAGAGAATTACTGCCAACACCACGCAAAAAGAATTGTTCCATGATGTTGTCCTGAAGGTCGAGTCCTTATTGCCGGATTGTCTTTGTTCCATCATGTTGCTGGACAGAGATGGCATACATTTGGCTACAGGTGCTGCCCCCAGTCTACCCCTACCCTTTATTCGGGCAATAGAAGGTGAGCCAATGGGTGTTGGCGTAGGTTCTTGTGGCAATGCCTTGTTCACTGGTGAACGTACGGTAGTTGCGGATATCTCCACCCATGCCTACTGGCGTGATTACCGGCAACTGGCAGAGCAGTTTGATTTGCGTTCCTGCTGGTCCGAGCCCATACGTTCTGCTGAACGCAAGGTCATAGGCGCATTCGCCATCTACCATCACCAACCTTCAGTGCCGGATACATTTTCCCTGAACTTGCTGGAGATGGCCGCCAACCTGATCGCCATAGGCATGGAACGCAAACAGGCTGAAGAAAGCTTGCACAAGCTGTCACAGGCAGTCGAACAAAGCTCAAACGCCATCGTGATTACAGATACGGCGGTCAACATAGAATATGCGAATGCGACTTACCTGAAGAATGCCGGCAAGGAGCTCAAGGAAGTCATAGGCCGCAAACCCAGTATCATGCGCTCGCGCAAGACTGCACCAGAAGTATATGTGGACATGTGGCAGCAACTGGGACGTGGCGAAAACTGGAAGGGCGAGCTGATCAACCGCTATGCCGACGGTCTGGATCATACTGATCTGGCACACATCTCACCTATCAGGAATAGCGAAGGTGTGGTCACACATTTCCTGTCTATACAGGAAGACATCAGCGATAAAAAACGCACCGAAGAACGTATCAAATATCTGGCACATTATGACGCGTTGACCGGCTTGCCCAACCGCACCTTGTTGGATGAACTGGCACGTTATGCACTGAGCCTGGCCGAACGTAGCCAGGATGCACTGGCGGTGATCTTCTTTGATCTTGACCATTTCAAGGACATCAACGACACCCTCGGCCATAGTCTCGGTGACACCCTGCTGGTAGAACTGGCCAAGCGGCTGGTGGCTACCATGCGCGAGAATGATACGATTTCGCGCCTGGGTGGTGATGAATTTATCTTGCTGTTAACCGGTGTCGATGAGCACAGGGTGGAGCAAGTCGTGCAAAAACTCATGCAGGTTGTGAATACACCATTTCACCTCGGCGAATATGATCTGAACGTGACAGCATCCATGGGCATCGCGATTTATCCGAATGATGGCAAAGACCTCGAAACCTTGTCGCGCAATGCTGATGCTGCAATGTACAGGGCCAAGCGTGAGGGCCGTAATTCCTACCGCTTCTTTACCCAGGAAATGCAGGAGCGCTCCACCCGTCACCTGGAGCTGGTGAATGCCTTGCGGCAGGCGCTGGAGAAGCAGCAATTCCAGTTGCATTTCCAACCGCAACTCTCGATGCAAACCGGTCATGTGCTTGGTGCCGAGGCATTGCTGCGCTGGCACCATCCTGTACTGGGGCATGTCTCGCCCGCGGAATTTATCCCGGTCGCAGAAGACAGCGGCTTGATTTTACCCATAGGTGAATGGGTCTTGCGTACAGCCGCAAAACAATGGAAGCAATGGCAGGCCAGTGGCTTGCCGGATTTACTGATTGCGGTAAACCTGTCAGCTGTCCAGTTCCGCCATCATGATTTGCCCGCGCTGGTGACACGCATATTGCAAGAGGCAGACATGCCGCCTGCATGCCTGGAACTGGAATTGACAGAAGGCGTGGCCATGCATGATCCGCAAGGGGCCATTGCCGTCATGAATAATCTGCATGAACGCGGCATACGCATGTCCATCGATGATTTTGGTACTGGCTATTCCTCACTCAGCTATCTGAAAAAATTCAAGGTCTATAAGCTCAAGATAGACCAGAGTTTTGTGCGCGATATCACCAGCGACCCGGAAGACCGGGCTATCGTCAGCGCCGTCATTAGCATGGCCAAGAGCCTGGGCCTGATGACCATAGCCGAAGGTGTGGAAACTGCAGAACAACTGGAATTTTTGCGGCAACAGCAATGTGATGAAGTGCAGGGCTATTATTATTCACGTCCTTTGCCTGCAGATGAGTTTGCAGCATTCTTCAGGAATAGTTTGCCATAG